From Deinococcus aquaedulcis, the proteins below share one genomic window:
- a CDS encoding DinB family protein: MTVQTFLAQAYATELALFRAALDAVPDEGFDAPRLGHSPAWHALHVAEWLRFFVFQDFSPTYDHLGWENDARMGFARGTPPVTAADGKTAVLAELDRMGAELEAHLRALRDDQLTDDLRSPPAPGGVRRRLDGLSLHLRHIAYHRGQLNLALKQD, translated from the coding sequence ATGACGGTCCAGACCTTCCTGGCCCAGGCCTACGCCACCGAACTGGCGCTGTTCCGTGCAGCGCTGGACGCGGTTCCCGACGAAGGCTTTGATGCCCCCCGCCTGGGCCACAGCCCCGCGTGGCACGCCTTGCACGTGGCAGAGTGGCTGCGCTTTTTCGTGTTCCAGGATTTCAGCCCGACCTATGACCATCTGGGCTGGGAGAACGACGCCCGGATGGGGTTTGCGCGCGGCACCCCGCCTGTCACGGCCGCCGACGGCAAGACCGCCGTGCTGGCCGAACTGGACCGGATGGGCGCGGAGCTGGAGGCGCACCTGCGGGCCCTGCGGGATGACCAACTCACCGACGACCTGCGTTCCCCCCCGGCCCCTGGCGGCGTGCGCAGACGCTTGGACGGCCTAAGCCTGCATCTGCGGCACATCGCCTACCACCGTGGCCAACTGAACTTGGCCCTGAAACAGGACTGA
- the purL gene encoding phosphoribosylformylglycinamidine synthase subunit PurL encodes MTQTQSLRDRAGTFGLTTDEFDLLVSRMGREPNALEAAIVGAMWSEHCGYKNSRPLFRHFPTTGPQVLQGPGENAGVVDIGDGWGVAFKMESHNHPSAVEPVQGAATGVGGILRDIFAMGARPFAVLDSLRFGNPDSPRTRFLVNGVVEGIAHYGNAIGVPTVGGEVTFHPSYQENPLVNVMALGLLRHEDLAKGTMGEVGNTIVYVGSKTGRDGLGGAVFASADLSNASQADRPAVQVGDPFMEKLLLEATLEAIQAGVVAGVQDMGAAGLVSSTCEMAYRAGLGITMNLDLVPTREEGMVPMELCLSESQERMILVPVPGKEQALLDLLAKWELDVVTIGQVEEHHNYRLTWRGEVVCDLPVDLLNEAPKYTREGVESEEIKAKREQDLSGVPVPGDLGAVLTELLAHPTIASKRPIFERFDHQVMTNTVVVPGAADAAVMRVKGSGMGVAATSDCNPRFVYLDPYAGAAAAVAEAARNLACVGATPLAITDNLNFGNPHRPEVYYQLERAVHGIADACRALNTPVTGGNVSLYNQYTEGQERVAIHPTPTIGMVGVLPDVTKRATLNLKGEGQTLYLIGEHAGTIGASQYLETLHGLEAGQVPALDLNREQAVIDAALHLIRAGLTDTAHDCAEGGLAVALAEMAIAGNTGLKVTLDAPDHLRPDAVLYGEAHSRIVIATRDEAGVEAALAARGVPFTRLGVSGGTSVTIALPAHHIHLSVNLETVKAAYETPLKGILG; translated from the coding sequence ATGACCCAGACCCAGTCTCTCCGTGACCGCGCCGGCACCTTTGGCCTGACGACGGACGAATTCGACCTGCTCGTGTCCCGCATGGGCCGCGAGCCCAACGCCCTGGAAGCCGCCATCGTGGGGGCCATGTGGTCCGAGCACTGCGGCTACAAGAACAGCCGCCCCCTGTTCCGCCACTTCCCCACCACCGGGCCGCAGGTGCTGCAGGGCCCCGGCGAGAACGCGGGCGTGGTGGACATTGGCGACGGCTGGGGCGTGGCCTTCAAGATGGAAAGCCACAACCACCCGTCAGCCGTGGAACCCGTGCAGGGCGCAGCGACCGGCGTGGGCGGCATTCTGCGCGACATCTTCGCCATGGGCGCGCGGCCCTTTGCCGTGCTGGACAGCCTGCGCTTTGGCAACCCCGACAGCCCCCGCACCCGCTTTCTGGTGAACGGCGTGGTGGAAGGCATTGCCCACTACGGCAACGCCATTGGCGTGCCCACCGTGGGCGGCGAGGTGACCTTTCACCCCAGCTACCAGGAAAACCCCCTGGTGAACGTCATGGCCCTGGGCCTGCTGCGCCACGAAGACCTGGCCAAAGGGACGATGGGCGAAGTTGGAAACACCATCGTGTACGTGGGCAGCAAGACCGGGCGCGACGGCCTGGGCGGCGCGGTGTTCGCCTCGGCGGACCTCAGCAATGCCAGTCAGGCCGACCGCCCCGCCGTGCAGGTGGGCGACCCCTTCATGGAAAAGCTGCTGCTGGAAGCCACCCTGGAAGCCATTCAGGCGGGTGTGGTGGCAGGGGTGCAGGACATGGGCGCCGCCGGGCTGGTGTCCAGCACCTGTGAAATGGCCTACCGCGCGGGGCTGGGCATCACCATGAACCTGGATCTGGTGCCCACCCGCGAGGAGGGCATGGTGCCGATGGAACTGTGCCTCAGCGAATCGCAGGAGCGCATGATTCTGGTGCCCGTGCCGGGCAAAGAGCAGGCTCTGCTGGACCTGCTGGCCAAGTGGGAACTGGACGTGGTGACGATTGGACAGGTGGAAGAGCACCACAATTACCGCCTGACGTGGCGCGGCGAGGTGGTGTGTGACCTGCCGGTGGACCTGCTGAACGAGGCCCCCAAGTACACCCGCGAGGGCGTGGAGTCCGAAGAAATTAAAGCCAAGCGCGAGCAGGACCTGAGCGGCGTGCCCGTCCCTGGCGACCTGGGCGCGGTGCTGACCGAGTTGCTGGCCCACCCCACGATTGCCAGCAAGCGGCCCATCTTTGAGCGCTTTGACCATCAGGTGATGACGAACACCGTGGTCGTGCCCGGCGCCGCCGACGCCGCCGTGATGCGGGTGAAGGGCTCGGGCATGGGCGTGGCCGCCACCAGCGACTGCAACCCGCGCTTCGTGTACCTGGACCCCTACGCGGGCGCCGCTGCCGCTGTGGCCGAGGCCGCCCGGAACCTCGCCTGCGTGGGCGCCACGCCGCTGGCGATCACCGACAACCTCAACTTCGGCAACCCCCACCGTCCCGAGGTCTATTACCAGCTGGAACGCGCCGTGCACGGCATTGCCGACGCCTGCCGCGCCCTGAACACCCCGGTCACGGGCGGCAACGTGAGCCTGTACAACCAGTACACCGAAGGGCAGGAGCGCGTGGCGATTCACCCCACCCCGACCATCGGCATGGTGGGCGTGCTGCCCGACGTGACGAAGCGCGCCACCCTGAACCTGAAGGGCGAGGGCCAGACGCTGTACCTGATTGGTGAGCACGCGGGGACCATTGGTGCCAGCCAGTACCTGGAGACGCTGCATGGCCTGGAGGCCGGCCAGGTGCCAGCCCTGGACCTGAACCGCGAGCAGGCCGTGATTGACGCCGCGCTGCACCTGATCCGCGCGGGCCTGACCGACACCGCCCACGACTGTGCCGAGGGCGGCCTCGCCGTGGCCCTGGCCGAGATGGCGATTGCGGGGAACACGGGCTTGAAGGTCACCCTGGACGCCCCGGATCACCTGCGCCCCGACGCCGTGCTGTACGGCGAGGCCCACAGCCGCATTGTGATCGCCACACGCGATGAGGCCGGCGTGGAAGCGGCGCTGGCGGCACGCGGCGTGCCGTTCACCCGCCTGGGCGTCAGCGGTGGCACCAGCGTCACGATTGCCCTGCCGGCCCACCACATACACTTGAGCGTGAACCTTGAGACGGTGAAGGCCGCGTACGAGACGCCCCTGAAGGGGATTCTGGGATGA
- the purQ gene encoding phosphoribosylformylglycinamidine synthase subunit PurQ, whose amino-acid sequence MKVAVIQFPGSNCDADALHAARLLLDDRAQFVWHTEAGLPQGTDLVFLPGGFSYGDHLRSGAIAARSPIMGAVKAHAERGGFVLGVCNGFQVLTESGLLPGALSRNRELHFMCRPVHLRVENAGTAFTRAYQAGQIIEIPIAHGEGNYYADAETIARLEGEGQVVFRYVDNPNGSLNDIAGIVNARGTVLGMMPHPERAVEALLGSEDGQGLFESLKGALISR is encoded by the coding sequence ATGAAGGTCGCCGTCATCCAATTTCCTGGCTCGAACTGCGACGCCGACGCCCTGCACGCCGCGCGGCTGCTGTTGGATGACCGCGCCCAGTTCGTGTGGCACACCGAGGCCGGGTTGCCCCAGGGCACCGACCTCGTGTTCCTGCCCGGCGGCTTTTCCTACGGCGACCACCTGCGCAGCGGGGCGATTGCGGCCCGCAGCCCCATCATGGGTGCGGTGAAAGCCCATGCCGAGCGCGGCGGCTTCGTGCTGGGCGTGTGCAACGGCTTTCAGGTGCTCACTGAAAGCGGGCTGCTGCCCGGCGCCCTAAGCCGCAACCGCGAACTGCATTTCATGTGCCGCCCCGTGCACCTGCGCGTGGAGAACGCGGGCACGGCCTTCACCCGCGCCTACCAGGCCGGGCAGATCATCGAGATTCCCATCGCCCACGGCGAGGGCAACTACTACGCCGACGCCGAGACGATTGCGCGGCTGGAAGGCGAGGGACAGGTGGTCTTCCGCTACGTGGACAACCCCAACGGCAGCCTCAACGACATTGCGGGCATTGTGAATGCGCGCGGCACCGTGCTGGGCATGATGCCCCACCCCGAGCGTGCGGTTGAGGCCCTGCTGGGCAGCGAGGACGGCCAGGGGCTGTTCGAGAGCCTCAAGGGCGCCCTGATCAGCCGATGA
- a CDS encoding endonuclease domain-containing protein: MGRKVSSAGVMQVAILTLMPLRFTHAEGTQRARRLRRDATPEERLLWAALRNEQLGVKFRRQQPLGFYIADFVCFERPLVVELDGGQHAQPAGQAYDAARTAYLNGRTFRVLRFWNHEVRGNLGGVLMRIQEELGHSVGGS; encoded by the coding sequence ATGGGTCGCAAAGTGAGCAGCGCTGGGGTGATGCAAGTCGCAATATTGACGCTGATGCCATTGCGATTTACACATGCTGAAGGAACGCAGCGAGCGCGGCGTCTTCGTCGTGACGCGACACCAGAGGAACGGCTCTTGTGGGCTGCCCTCAGAAATGAACAGCTGGGGGTCAAATTTCGCCGCCAGCAGCCTCTGGGCTTCTACATAGCCGACTTCGTGTGTTTCGAGCGCCCCTTGGTGGTTGAGTTGGACGGTGGGCAACATGCCCAGCCCGCTGGACAGGCCTACGACGCTGCGCGCACGGCGTATCTGAATGGCCGCACGTTTCGGGTCCTGCGGTTCTGGAACCATGAGGTGCGGGGCAATCTGGGCGGCGTTCTGATGCGAATTCAGGAAGAACTTGGGCATTCGGTGGGTGGGTCGTAG
- the purF gene encoding amidophosphoribosyltransferase, with protein sequence MIFDPATDKPQDECGVFGLYSPEPNDLAWLTYLGLFALQHRGQEAAGMCVSDGERFHVEKDLGLVTQVFDERRLDAVRLANARVSIGHVRYSTTGSNLRFNAQPLTTRTNKGILGLAHNGNFVNAREVRNAMLMQGALFQTTNDSEVMLNLIAREADLDLVEATAAAMKELRGGFACVLMSRTQLLGFRDPNGVRPLVIGQRDDGAYVMASEPCALYAVGARLIRDVQPGELVWVDRSGLHSLMVEPRQPTPCAFEWIYFARSDSQLDGVDSHESRIRMGHQLAKEHPVEADIVVPVPDSGIGAAIGYARESGIPFDYGLYKNPYAGRTFIAPTQEARELKVKMKLSPTSAVRGKRVVLVDDSIVRGTTSRQIVNLLREAGATEVHFRVSSPPIKHPCFYGIDTAARKELVASTHSVEEIRGLIGADTLTFISEPGLRAAIGGGGLCGACFTGEYPAGTPLLNDVDKLALEV encoded by the coding sequence ATGATTTTCGACCCCGCCACTGACAAACCCCAGGACGAATGCGGCGTGTTCGGCCTGTATTCGCCCGAACCCAATGACCTTGCCTGGCTGACCTACCTGGGCCTGTTCGCCCTGCAGCACCGGGGCCAGGAGGCGGCGGGCATGTGCGTCAGTGACGGCGAGCGCTTCCATGTGGAAAAAGACCTGGGGCTGGTCACGCAGGTGTTCGATGAGCGGCGCCTGGACGCGGTCCGGCTGGCCAACGCCCGCGTGAGCATTGGGCACGTGCGCTACAGCACCACCGGCAGCAACCTGCGCTTCAACGCCCAGCCGCTGACCACCCGCACGAACAAGGGCATTCTGGGCCTGGCGCACAACGGCAACTTCGTGAACGCCCGCGAGGTCCGCAACGCCATGCTGATGCAGGGCGCGCTGTTCCAGACCACCAACGACAGCGAGGTGATGCTCAACCTGATTGCCCGCGAGGCCGACCTGGACCTTGTGGAGGCCACCGCCGCCGCCATGAAGGAACTGCGCGGCGGCTTTGCCTGCGTGCTGATGAGCCGCACGCAACTGCTGGGCTTCCGCGACCCCAACGGCGTGCGCCCGCTGGTGATCGGCCAGCGCGACGACGGCGCGTACGTCATGGCCTCTGAGCCGTGCGCGCTGTACGCGGTAGGCGCGCGGCTGATCCGCGACGTGCAGCCCGGCGAACTGGTGTGGGTGGACCGCTCGGGGCTGCATTCGCTGATGGTGGAGCCGCGCCAACCCACCCCGTGCGCCTTCGAGTGGATTTACTTTGCCCGCTCGGACAGCCAGCTGGACGGCGTGGACAGCCACGAGAGCCGCATTCGCATGGGCCACCAGCTGGCCAAGGAGCACCCCGTGGAGGCCGATATCGTGGTGCCCGTGCCCGACAGCGGGATTGGCGCGGCCATCGGCTACGCGCGGGAAAGCGGCATTCCCTTTGATTACGGGTTGTACAAGAACCCGTATGCGGGGCGCACCTTCATTGCCCCCACACAGGAAGCGCGCGAGCTGAAGGTGAAGATGAAGCTCTCGCCCACCAGCGCGGTGCGGGGCAAGCGCGTGGTGCTGGTGGACGACTCGATTGTGCGCGGCACCACCAGCCGCCAGATCGTGAACCTGCTGCGCGAGGCGGGCGCCACCGAAGTGCATTTCCGGGTCAGCAGCCCGCCCATCAAGCACCCGTGCTTTTACGGGATTGACACCGCTGCCCGCAAGGAACTGGTCGCCAGCACCCACAGCGTCGAGGAAATCCGGGGGCTGATCGGCGCCGACACCCTGACCTTTATCAGCGAGCCGGGGCTGCGGGCGGCCATTGGTGGGGGCGGCCTATGCGGCGCGTGTTTTACGGGCGAGTACCCGGCGGGCACGCCCCTGCTGAACGACGTGGACAAGCTGGCGCTGGAGGTCTGA
- a CDS encoding DinB family protein: protein MEEARRALMTQLLAAECSAFLAALRACPAALFHGQPRTGHSAAWHALHVMDWTRATVQAGLGDIDPQRTYGYLGLEDRDWIKAVTGPTRATAQDSAPTIIGAVADVFAGAQDALHTAPADRLTPKATFMALGKQRGVLDSLSYHVRHIAYHRGQIALVVRELS from the coding sequence ATGGAAGAAGCCCGCCGCGCCCTGATGACCCAGTTACTGGCCGCCGAGTGCAGCGCGTTTCTGGCGGCCCTCAGGGCTTGCCCGGCTGCGCTGTTTCATGGGCAGCCGCGCACCGGCCACAGTGCGGCGTGGCACGCCCTGCATGTGATGGACTGGACCCGGGCCACCGTACAGGCCGGTCTGGGCGACATTGACCCCCAACGGACCTACGGCTACCTGGGCCTGGAAGACCGCGACTGGATCAAGGCCGTGACCGGACCCACACGGGCCACAGCACAGGACAGCGCGCCCACCATCATTGGCGCCGTGGCGGACGTGTTCGCTGGAGCACAGGACGCTCTGCACACCGCTCCCGCCGACCGCTTGACCCCCAAGGCCACCTTCATGGCCCTGGGCAAACAGCGAGGCGTGCTGGATAGTCTGTCGTACCACGTGCGGCACATTGCCTATCACCGGGGCCAGATCGCCCTGGTGGTCCGGGAGCTGTCATGA
- a CDS encoding MOSC domain-containing protein, with protein MTPFPAPGMTGQVTELYRYPIKSVGGEALGEVQVTRRGLVGDRAWAVTNEDGKFGSGKSTRRFRRMDGLLGFQAALPAGAAEPQLTLPDGSLQPATSETATAALCQATGRTVRVTPEGPISHFDEGPLHLLTTSALAWLAQAHGAPVASGHFRHNLLLDTGPAPEHLEERWLGRQLVIGDTLTIQIVAPMPRCVMVNMAQPGVPADPHILKTIATLHPDACFGVLAQVVQPGPLRLGDAARLLSSPKELS; from the coding sequence ATGACCCCATTCCCCGCGCCGGGTATGACCGGACAGGTCACCGAGCTCTACCGCTACCCCATCAAATCGGTGGGGGGCGAGGCGCTGGGTGAGGTGCAGGTCACGCGGCGTGGGCTGGTTGGCGACCGCGCCTGGGCGGTGACGAACGAGGACGGCAAGTTCGGCTCCGGCAAGAGCACCCGGCGCTTCCGGCGCATGGACGGGCTGCTGGGTTTTCAAGCAGCCCTGCCCGCAGGCGCGGCGGAACCTCAGCTGACCTTGCCGGACGGCTCGCTGCAGCCTGCCACCAGCGAAACGGCGACCGCCGCGCTCTGTCAGGCCACTGGCCGAACGGTTCGGGTGACCCCCGAAGGCCCCATTTCGCATTTCGACGAAGGGCCGCTGCACCTGCTCACCACCTCGGCCCTGGCGTGGCTGGCCCAGGCCCACGGCGCCCCGGTGGCCAGCGGGCACTTCCGGCACAACCTGCTGCTGGACACCGGCCCGGCGCCCGAACACCTCGAGGAACGCTGGCTGGGCCGGCAACTGGTGATCGGGGATACCCTGACGATCCAGATCGTGGCCCCCATGCCCCGCTGCGTGATGGTCAACATGGCGCAGCCCGGGGTGCCCGCTGACCCCCACATCCTGAAAACCATCGCCACCCTGCACCCGGACGCGTGTTTTGGCGTGCTGGCCCAGGTGGTGCAGCCGGGCCCTCTTCGCCTGGGCGACGCGGCCCGCCTTCTTTCATCCCCCAAGGAGCTTTCATGA